The following nucleotide sequence is from Stigmatopora nigra isolate UIUO_SnigA chromosome 20, RoL_Snig_1.1, whole genome shotgun sequence.
TGTCCAACAACCAGCAGAACAACACAAGTTTCAACGTAACTCTACTGTGGTAGCGGGGAACGGTTTGGAGACCACAAGAATATCACGTGCTGGTATGACTTACTATAATTACTTGACTAGAATCAtcatcatatttgtttttttttttggtgtcaaagtggcggtccgggggccaaatctggccccgctgcaatatttttttgcgctccaagaaagtcaattatgagtgctgactttctcttataggattggatttttaaaaaaaatagtataatgtACCcctttttggtgtcaaagaggcggcccgggggccaaatttggcccgccaaataattttttgcggcccgtgaaagtaaatcatgagtgcgaaCTTTGTCTTAtaggattggatttttaaaaaatagtataaaataccgccttttttggtgtcaaagtggcggcccgggagccaaatctggcccgccacattatttttttgcggcccgagggttcatgtaaatcatgagtgctgattttctcttttaggattggacttttaaaaaatgtataatatatagcGTTGTTgtcttttggtgtcaaagtggcggcccgggggccaaatttggcccaccgcattatttttttgcggcccgagaaagtcaatcatgagtgctgactttctcttttaggattggatttaaaaaaaaatattataatagacCGCTTTtttcggtgtcaaagtggcggcccatgggccaaatgtggtccgccgcattattttttgcggcccgagaaagttaatcatgagtgctgactttctcttttaggattggattttaaaaaaatagtataatagACCGCTTTtttcggtgtcaaagtggcggctcatgggccaaatctggcccgctgcattattttttgcggcccgagaaagtcagtcatgagtgctgactttctattttaggattggatttttaaaaaaatagtataacatACCACCTTTTGGGTGTCAAAaaggcggcccgtgggccaaatgtggtccgccgcattattttttgcggtccgagaaagtcaattatgagtgctgactttatcttttaggattggatttttttacaaatagtacaatgtaccacttttttggtgtcaaagtggcggcccgggggccaaatgtggtccgccgcattattttttgcggcccgagaaagtcaatcatgagtgctgactttctcttttaggattggatttttaaaaaaataatataacataccacttttttttggtgtcaaagtggcggcccatgggccaaatgtggtccgccgcattatttttttgcggtccgagaaagtcaatcatgagtgctgactttctctttttaggattgaattttaaaaaaataatataacataccacttttttttggtgtcaaagtggcggcccatgggccaaatgtggtccgccgcattatttttttgcggtccgagaaagtcaatcatgagtgctgactttctctttttaggattgaattaaaaaaaaaaaaatgtataatatacCGCTTTTTTCggtgtcaaagtgccggcccatgggccaaatctggcccgctgcattattttttgcggtccgagaaagtcagtcatgagtgctgactttctcttttaggattggatttttaaaaaaatagtataacatACCaccttttttggtgtcaaagtggcggcccgggggccaaatgtggcccaccgcatatttttttgcggcccgagaaagtcaatcatgagtgctgactttctcttttaggattggatttCTTAAAAAAGTAGTACAatgtaccactttttttttggtgtcaaagtggcggcccatgggccaaatgtggtccgccgcattattttttgcggtccgagaaagtcaatcatgagtgctgactttctcttttaggattggattttttaaaaaatagtataacATACCaccttttttggtgtcaaagtggcggcccgggggccaaatgtggcccaccgcatatttttttgcggcccgagaaagtcaatcatgagtgctgactttctcttttaggattggatttCTTAAAAAAGTAGTACActgtaccactttttttttggtgtcaaagtggcggcccatgggccaaatgtggtccgccgcattattttttgcggtccgagaaagtcaatcatgagtgctgactttctcttttaggattggattttttaaaaaatagtataacATACCaccttttttggtgtcaaagtggcggcccgggggccaaatgtggcccaccgcatatttttttgcggcccgagaaagtcaatcatgagtgctgactttctcttttaggattggatttCTTAAAAAAGTAGTACAatgtaccactttttttttggtgtcaaagtggcggcccatgggccaaatgtggtccgccgcattattttttgcggtccgagaaagtcaatcatgagtgctgactttctcttttaggattggattttttaaaaaatagtataacATACCaccttttttggtgtcaaagtggcggcccgggggccaaatgtggcccaccgcatatttttttgcggcccgagaaagtcaatcatgagtgctgactttctcttttaggattggatttCTTAAAAAAGTAGTACAatgtaccactttttttttggtgtcaaagtggcggcccatgggccaaatgtggcccaccgcatatttttttgcggtctgagaaagtcaatcatgagtgctgactttctcttttagggtTGGATTTCTTAAAAAAGTAGTACAATGTAccactttttttggtgtcaaagtggcggcccctgggccaaatgtggtccgccgcattatttttttgcggcccgagaaagtcaatcatgagtgctgactttctcttttaggattggatttaaaaaaaaaatagtataatataCCGCTTTtttctgtgtcaaagtggcagcccatgggccgaatctggccctcCGCTtaattttttgcggcccgagaaagtcagtcatgagtgctgactttctattttaggattggatttttaaaaaaatagtataacatACCACCTTTTGGGTGTCAAAAAGGCGGGCcgtgggccaaatgtggtccgccgcattattttttgcggtccgagaaagtcaattatgagtgctgactttctcttttaggattggatttttttacaaatagtacaatgtaccacttttttggtgtcaaagtggcggcccgggggccaaatgtggtccgccgcattatttttttgcgggccgagaaagtcaatcatgagtgctgactttctcttaggaatggatttttaaaaaaatagcataacataccacctttttggtgtcaaagtggcggccctggggccaaatctggcccgccacattatatttttgcggcccgaaaaagtcaatcatgagtgctgactttctcttttaggattggattttaaaaaatggtataaTATATAGCTTTGGTgtcttttggtgtcaaagtggcggcccgggggccaaatctgttccgccgcattatttttagCGGCCCaagaaattaaatcatgagtgccgactttcttttttaggatttgatttttttaaatggtacaatgtaccacttttttggtgtcaaagtggcggcccgggggccaaatctggcccgccgcattattttttgAGGCCCGAGGGttcaagtaaatcatgagtgccgactttatcttttaggatcaaattcaaatgaagggtatagatgtatattacatttgcttattttcccccttttaaattaataattgtcattttttaatccatttttttcagtttttggttaaaaaataatttaaacattgttttagaactatgaaaaaatggaacattcggggcttttaatccatttatttaaagaaaaactaaatattatatctaaaatgggaaTTTGGTAAGTCAACATAGGcatggaaatgtcatttttttgttttatttttttatagtcaatTCAAGCCTAGAGGAACATGCTTTCTCATCACCTGACCAAGACAAAGAAGAATGGTCTCCATGTCAAAATAAGACCGTCAACACTAGCAAGTATTCCCAGTGCTCAGAGGAGGTAAGCTCGATAGCAGCTAACCCCATCGCTAACGCTAAACCTAAACATCTCCTTCCCATGTTAGCATGCCGTCCCCGCGGATGTCCTACGTGACGAATGTCTGAAGGACCCCGTGTGGCATACCGATCGACAGATGAAGGACATCCAGCTCGAATACGTCCAATCACCGGGACGTTTCTACGTCACTTTCGCGGACAGCGCCGACGCATtgctgatggtgatgatgaagatgaggtgCGTCTCTCACATCCGCCGCTATATGCTCACCAACTTGGAGCCAAAGTGCGTTTTCTCGCTCCAAAAAGGGGATTTTACAGCTCGCCGTCGGCGGCGGAGCGCTACAAACTGCCGTGGCGTTTCCTACGACCGGGACAGGCGTGTTGCGTGATGGTGGCGGAACACTGGTTTTATCGAGTGACCATCCAGCGGGTCGTTAGCTACGACGAAGTGGAGGTCTTCCTTGTAGATTATGGCGACAGCTATGTCGTTAAATCAGATGACCTCAAGTTCCTCAAGTATGCTAATGCT
It contains:
- the LOC144213194 gene encoding tudor domain-containing protein 5-like isoform X4; translated protein: MMSPGSLNKDKVLDEFKKDIRSLLISSKTGSTPNDLMHDYAEILGRPMPLNFLGFHNVLHMAMELPDVVSVRRTWDGYLLKAVGVPSTRNMEELVEKQRMSKTKRLKNKHKVHHGYVQQPAEQHKFQRNSTVVAGNGLETTRISRAVNSSLEEHAFSSPDQDKEEWSPCQNKTVNTSKYSQCSEEHAVPADVLRDECLKDPVWHTDRQMKDIQLEYVQSPGRFYVTFADSADALLMVMMKMRGFYSSPSAAERYKLPWRFLRPGQACCVMVAEHWFYRVTIQRVVSYDEVEVFLVDYGDSYVVKSDDLKFLKYANASIC